The following proteins come from a genomic window of Phnomibacter ginsenosidimutans:
- the ygiD gene encoding 4,5-DOPA dioxygenase extradiol produces the protein MHRKHFIQSLAAMLPLSAIAMQVQSLRRIAQSFTNTATMPVLFLGHGSPMNAIEENEFVAGFRKTGQSLPRPQAILCISAHWETRGTFVTAMEQPRTIHDFGGFPQALFAVQYPAPGSPELARITQEIITQTPVGLDEQWGLDHGAWSVIKHLYPDADVPVIQMSIDYTQGPAYHYELGRQLAALRNKGVLIVGSGNMVHNLRMVAWNKLDTPGFGYDWALEAREKMNAAILRGDHQTLVNFQQQGRAFDLAIPSPEHYLPLLYTLGLQQKGEAISLFNDQALGGSLTMTSVKIG, from the coding sequence ATGCACCGCAAACATTTTATTCAATCACTGGCAGCCATGTTGCCGCTATCCGCCATTGCTATGCAAGTACAGTCGCTCCGCCGCATTGCACAATCGTTTACCAACACGGCAACGATGCCCGTGCTTTTTTTGGGCCATGGCAGCCCCATGAATGCCATAGAGGAAAATGAATTTGTGGCGGGATTCAGAAAAACAGGACAATCATTGCCCAGGCCGCAAGCCATTTTGTGCATTTCGGCACACTGGGAAACCCGCGGCACTTTTGTAACAGCCATGGAGCAGCCCCGCACCATTCACGATTTCGGCGGCTTTCCCCAAGCGTTGTTTGCCGTGCAATACCCGGCTCCCGGTAGCCCGGAGCTGGCCCGCATCACGCAAGAAATCATTACCCAAACACCCGTTGGGTTGGATGAGCAATGGGGCCTCGACCACGGAGCGTGGAGTGTCATCAAACACCTCTACCCCGATGCCGATGTGCCGGTGATACAAATGAGCATCGACTATACCCAAGGCCCTGCCTACCACTACGAGCTGGGCAGGCAGTTGGCAGCGTTGCGCAACAAGGGCGTGTTGATTGTGGGCAGTGGCAACATGGTGCACAACCTGCGCATGGTGGCCTGGAACAAGCTGGATACCCCCGGCTTTGGCTACGACTGGGCATTGGAAGCCCGTGAAAAAATGAACGCCGCCATCCTCAGGGGCGACCATCAGACGCTGGTCAACTTTCAACAACAGGGCCGTGCTTTTGACTTGGCCATTCCTTCTCCGGAGCACTATTTACCCCTGTTGTACACCCTCGGGCTGCAGCAAAAAGGCGAAGCCATTTCCCTCTTCAACGACCAGGCCTTGGGCGGCTCGCTGACCATGACCTCCGTAAAAATTGGCTAG
- a CDS encoding helix-turn-helix domain-containing protein, whose amino-acid sequence MVESERKKLQPEAAAIANKSVNQSFRNLLDLLEQHYHKPEGVDFYAEKLFMSPRNLNIICQQVLSMSVSEMIETRKLTEAKNQLIHSSKTIAEIGFDLGYKEKAYFSAVFKKKTGQTPGEFREDMQQHLS is encoded by the coding sequence ATGGTGGAATCGGAAAGAAAAAAGTTGCAACCAGAAGCGGCAGCTATTGCCAACAAATCGGTGAACCAAAGCTTCCGCAACCTGCTCGACTTGCTGGAGCAGCACTATCACAAACCCGAAGGCGTAGATTTTTATGCGGAAAAATTATTCATGTCGCCCCGTAACCTCAACATCATTTGCCAGCAGGTACTGAGCATGAGTGTGTCGGAAATGATTGAAACCCGCAAACTCACAGAGGCTAAAAACCAACTGATACACAGCAGTAAAACCATTGCCGAAATTGGTTTTGATTTGGGCTACAAGGAAAAAGCGTATTTCAGCGCCGTCTTCAAAAAGAAAACAGGCCAAACACCCGGCGAGTTTCGGGAGGACATGCAGCAGCATTTGTCCTGA
- a CDS encoding alpha-amylase family glycosyl hydrolase, with amino-acid sequence MRIVVLLAAILSMGCQTSTQQQVAPTPFNQPPDWAQDAIWYQVFVERFSNGDSSNDPTAASIAIPPLNVQAPAGWHVTPWGQDWYQKDDYATDTTRDFNNWLQFRRYGGDLQGLINKLDYLQDLGINALYINPINDAPSLHKYDASYYHHVDVHFGPDPEGDRAIMAKENPNDPATWQWTAADKMFLQLIDEAHQRNIRVVLDYSWNHTGTLFWAWQDVLKNGANSAYKDWYNISQFDDPATPANEMQYAGWLNIPSLPELKKVDITTERKIGHPYEGNINKGAKEHIFAVTKRWLAPNGDTSKGVDGYRLDVADHVGLGFWREWRKVVRQTKGDAYLVGEVWWEQWPDPFMNPVPYTSGDVFDAVMFYHAYRPAKYFFSKSDFSIDAKQLADSLQFEWNRLRKTNRYAMMNVSSTHDAPRLLTCFYNPGKYKFRALPKDDAQYKTGKPDAETYQRVRLYLLAFVYICWRAANLEWRRNGHVGWR; translated from the coding sequence ATGCGTATCGTCGTTTTGTTAGCGGCCATTTTATCGATGGGCTGCCAAACCAGCACTCAGCAACAAGTGGCACCAACGCCCTTCAACCAGCCGCCCGATTGGGCGCAGGATGCCATTTGGTACCAGGTGTTTGTAGAGCGGTTTAGCAATGGCGATAGCAGCAATGATCCCACTGCCGCCAGCATAGCTATTCCGCCGCTGAATGTGCAGGCGCCTGCCGGTTGGCATGTTACGCCTTGGGGGCAAGATTGGTATCAGAAAGATGATTATGCTACCGATACGACAAGAGATTTCAACAACTGGCTGCAGTTTCGCCGCTACGGTGGCGACCTGCAAGGGCTCATCAACAAACTGGATTACTTGCAAGACCTTGGCATCAATGCTTTGTACATCAACCCGATTAATGATGCGCCTTCTTTGCATAAATACGATGCCAGTTACTACCATCATGTAGATGTACATTTCGGCCCAGACCCTGAAGGTGACCGGGCCATCATGGCTAAAGAAAATCCGAACGACCCTGCCACCTGGCAGTGGACGGCAGCAGATAAAATGTTTTTGCAACTCATTGACGAAGCGCATCAGCGCAACATTCGGGTGGTGCTCGATTATAGCTGGAACCACACGGGTACGCTTTTTTGGGCCTGGCAAGATGTGCTGAAAAATGGCGCCAACAGTGCTTACAAAGACTGGTATAACATTTCGCAATTTGATGACCCTGCCACGCCGGCCAATGAAATGCAGTACGCAGGTTGGCTCAACATTCCCAGCTTGCCTGAGTTAAAAAAAGTAGACATTACTACCGAAAGAAAAATTGGTCATCCCTACGAAGGCAACATCAACAAAGGGGCGAAGGAGCACATTTTTGCCGTAACCAAAAGATGGCTGGCACCCAATGGAGATACCAGCAAAGGCGTAGATGGTTATAGGTTGGATGTGGCCGATCATGTAGGGCTTGGCTTTTGGCGGGAGTGGCGCAAAGTAGTAAGGCAAACAAAAGGTGATGCGTATTTGGTTGGTGAAGTGTGGTGGGAGCAATGGCCCGATCCATTTATGAATCCTGTGCCTTACACCAGCGGCGATGTGTTTGATGCGGTGATGTTTTACCACGCCTACCGGCCGGCAAAATATTTCTTCAGCAAAAGCGATTTTTCGATAGATGCCAAACAGTTGGCGGATAGCTTGCAGTTTGAGTGGAACCGCTTGCGAAAAACCAACCGCTATGCCATGATGAATGTGAGCAGTACGCATGATGCACCACGATTGCTTACTTGCTTTTATAATCCAGGCAAATACAAATTCCGTGCATTACCGAAGGATGATGCGCAATACAAAACCGGCAAGCCCGATGCAGAAACCTATCAGCGGGTGCGGTTGTATTTACTTGCATTTGTTTACATCTGTTGGAGGGCCGCAAATTTGGAATGGCGAAGAAATGGGCATGTGGGGTGGCGATGA
- a CDS encoding DUF3459 domain-containing protein codes for MGMWGGDDPDPRKPLWWKEMSFAPETRTNYQPGPKSYDSVGFNQQHFDWYKQLIALRNKHSVLRRGDIAFTETNNKLVVYKRFDGKQTIWVLLNAGNTEVTAQIPAGDYTNLLTGIKQKGGAVAVPPLQGVVLQ; via the coding sequence ATGGGCATGTGGGGTGGCGATGACCCGGACCCCCGCAAACCCCTGTGGTGGAAGGAGATGAGCTTTGCACCGGAAACCCGCACCAACTATCAACCCGGGCCAAAGAGCTACGATTCTGTAGGTTTCAATCAGCAACATTTTGATTGGTACAAACAACTCATTGCCTTGCGCAACAAGCACAGTGTGCTGCGCCGGGGTGATATTGCTTTTACAGAAACCAACAACAAGCTTGTGGTGTACAAACGCTTCGATGGTAAACAAACCATTTGGGTATTGCTGAATGCCGGCAATACGGAAGTGACTGCACAAATACCTGCTGGTGATTATACCAACTTGTTGACTGGTATAAAGCAGAAAGGAGGCGCAGTTGCGGTACCGCCGTTGCAGGGTGTGGTGTTGCAATAA
- a CDS encoding outer membrane protein transport protein has translation MNYPAILSAGFGYSNKAIDFALDYRFVNYEKTDGFEAKGWTSTASVKGFGWKNISIISAGMQYKLTDKVPVRLGYTYSSNPINSDLAFFSAPAPAIIKHGFQIGTGLQLGKHGSINATYHHGSSGGSVSGPILNPMMISSGNPYGAIPGSSVSYKMTTDLFMLGYTYQF, from the coding sequence ATGAATTATCCCGCCATCTTATCTGCTGGTTTCGGATACAGCAACAAGGCCATCGATTTTGCACTCGATTATCGTTTTGTAAACTATGAAAAAACAGATGGCTTCGAAGCCAAAGGCTGGACCAGCACCGCATCGGTAAAAGGTTTTGGCTGGAAAAATATTTCCATCATCAGCGCCGGCATGCAATACAAACTCACCGATAAAGTACCTGTACGTTTGGGCTATACCTACAGCAGCAATCCTATCAACAGCGACTTGGCATTCTTTAGTGCACCGGCACCAGCCATTATCAAACATGGTTTTCAAATTGGCACGGGCTTGCAGTTGGGCAAGCATGGCAGCATCAATGCCACGTATCACCACGGCAGCAGTGGCGGCAGTGTAAGCGGCCCCATCCTCAACCCCATGATGATAAGCAGTGGCAACCCATACGGTGCCATACCCGGCAGCAGTGTGAGTTACAAAATGACCACCGATTTATTTATGCTCGGTTATACCTATCAGTTCTAG
- a CDS encoding outer membrane protein transport protein yields MKKSSLSLALIVLAGGAFAQAGHIMQGMGAVNMSMGGASTAQPIDINGAIHWNSASIAAFKNKQFSINAGTFFSAPQVTAAVPTQQGTFSGTTKDDRGVSIMPALSMVWGKKDSKHHWGVSAFGVSGFGVTFPQNSSNPINMPQSQGGFGQIKSDYMMMQVGVTYAYEISDKVSIGFQPTFNWGALQLEPNPLASPSQTLGYPKSDKASAFGAGAQVGIYYNSGKGIKLGASYKSQQYFGDFKFDNTYLNGTPAPSRQFQNELSRHLICWFRIQQQGHRFCTRLSFCKL; encoded by the coding sequence ATGAAAAAATCATCATTGAGTCTGGCACTGATAGTGCTGGCAGGAGGAGCATTTGCCCAGGCGGGCCACATTATGCAAGGCATGGGTGCAGTAAACATGAGCATGGGCGGCGCCAGTACGGCACAACCCATCGACATCAACGGTGCAATACACTGGAACAGCGCCAGCATTGCAGCTTTTAAAAACAAACAGTTTTCTATTAACGCCGGTACGTTTTTTTCGGCACCACAGGTAACAGCTGCGGTGCCTACACAGCAAGGCACATTTAGCGGTACTACTAAAGATGACCGCGGCGTAAGTATCATGCCAGCGCTGAGCATGGTGTGGGGCAAAAAAGACAGTAAACACCATTGGGGCGTGAGTGCTTTTGGCGTAAGTGGCTTTGGTGTTACGTTTCCACAAAACAGCAGCAACCCTATCAACATGCCACAAAGCCAGGGTGGCTTTGGGCAAATAAAAAGTGATTACATGATGATGCAGGTAGGCGTGACGTATGCTTATGAAATCAGCGATAAAGTGAGCATCGGATTTCAACCCACATTTAACTGGGGCGCATTGCAACTGGAACCCAATCCGCTGGCATCGCCCAGCCAAACACTGGGTTATCCCAAAAGCGATAAAGCCAGTGCGTTTGGTGCCGGTGCACAAGTAGGCATTTACTACAACAGTGGCAAGGGCATTAAACTGGGTGCATCGTACAAATCACAACAATACTTCGGCGATTTCAAATTTGACAACACGTATCTCAATGGCACTCCTGCACCAAGCCGTCAATTTCAAAATGAATTATCCCGCCATCTTATCTGCTGGTTTCGGATACAGCAACAAGGCCATCGATTTTGCACTCGATTATCGTTTTGTAAACTATGA
- a CDS encoding pentapeptide repeat-containing protein, with amino-acid sequence MSADYAYDEHFTPDNLDASQMLREYEQCSFSGFAFSGYQLQGKQFSDCSFTDCDLSMANIEGTAFREVRFIRCKLVGLQFDGCNPFLFEIQPEGCQLQLAAFANMKLKQARFVQCHMHEVDFSNADLSKASFTDCDLAGAIFDNTNLEQADFRTAIHYAIDPAANRMKKAKFSINGLPGLLHKYQLDIS; translated from the coding sequence ATGTCCGCCGATTACGCCTACGACGAACACTTTACCCCTGACAATCTCGATGCCAGCCAAATGCTGCGGGAGTATGAGCAATGCAGCTTTTCAGGTTTTGCTTTTTCGGGCTATCAATTGCAGGGCAAGCAATTCAGCGATTGCAGCTTTACCGATTGCGATTTGAGCATGGCCAACATCGAAGGCACAGCATTCCGCGAAGTACGGTTCATTCGCTGCAAGCTGGTAGGCTTACAATTTGATGGCTGCAATCCGTTTTTATTTGAGATACAACCAGAAGGCTGCCAGTTGCAACTGGCAGCTTTTGCCAACATGAAACTGAAGCAGGCAAGGTTTGTGCAATGCCACATGCACGAAGTAGATTTCAGCAATGCCGACCTGAGCAAGGCCAGCTTTACCGATTGCGATTTGGCCGGCGCCATATTCGACAATACCAACCTGGAGCAGGCCGATTTTCGCACGGCCATTCATTACGCCATTGACCCTGCAGCCAACCGCATGAAGAAAGCGAAGTTTTCAATAAACGGTTTGCCGGGCCTGCTGCATAAATATCAGTTAGATATTTCGTAA
- a CDS encoding TIM-barrel domain-containing protein: MKQALYLLSICVCLQASAQLPIGQWKATAYPQQAVLLEWNHAAMLQQEKMGDAIVALPIAKPKALQQQQQSLALSNNKSALISNHAGSLQLQMGNLKIDILAAFDSGHIRGFRIAMPDSMQWYGGGERTLPMNRRGQRIPLYNNAHYGYELNADELNYSVPFILSLNGYALLFNNPAKGYMDFGKTTPGVLEVAFESGNLNMLIIPGNTAEQLLERYAQLTGKQPLPPRWALGNFVSRFGYRSQQQVQDVVAKMKADNFPMDALVIDIFWFGDSIKGTLGNLDWMNRSKWPTPDSLLQSLRRQNINPILVTEPFFLKGTKQFANSQPHLATTKSGEPYMLTKFYFGYGGLLDLFTPTARQWFWQFYKQQTDKGVAGWWGDLGEPENHPEDLYHNLQSFGINRKVSANEVHNIYGHMWSKMLYENWRKQYPEQRLFFLNRAGYAGSQRYSIFPWTGDVSRSWGGFQAQLPNLQSMSLSGIPYIHSDAGGFSNTPENDRELYVRWVQMAAFSPIFRPHGTAFGDLEAGVNDLPSEPTFKDEPYKSIARNYIRLRYQLHPYLYTLAWEASTKGKPFIRPMFFSNHNDTVLMQATQQYMFGSSFLVAPVTEKNKTTQPVYLPEGNWYNFYTNEIKAGKQWIEAAASTAANAFVCKSQQCNTDVERK, encoded by the coding sequence ATGAAACAGGCGTTGTACCTACTCAGCATTTGCGTATGCTTACAAGCATCAGCACAATTACCCATTGGCCAATGGAAAGCAACGGCATACCCACAGCAGGCAGTGCTGTTAGAATGGAATCATGCCGCCATGCTACAACAAGAAAAAATGGGCGACGCCATTGTAGCATTGCCCATTGCAAAGCCGAAAGCACTGCAGCAGCAACAACAATCGCTGGCCTTGAGTAATAATAAAAGTGCCCTAATCAGCAATCATGCAGGAAGCCTGCAGCTGCAAATGGGCAACCTGAAAATTGATATTCTTGCTGCCTTCGATAGTGGCCATATCCGTGGCTTTCGCATAGCCATGCCCGATAGCATGCAGTGGTACGGCGGCGGCGAAAGAACGCTACCCATGAACCGACGTGGGCAGCGCATTCCATTATACAACAACGCCCATTATGGCTATGAACTCAACGCCGATGAGCTGAATTATTCCGTGCCCTTTATTCTCAGCTTAAATGGCTATGCGTTACTTTTTAATAACCCCGCCAAAGGGTACATGGATTTTGGCAAAACAACGCCTGGCGTTTTGGAAGTAGCGTTTGAAAGCGGCAACCTCAACATGCTCATCATTCCCGGCAACACAGCAGAGCAGTTGCTGGAACGATACGCACAATTGACTGGCAAACAGCCGCTGCCGCCACGTTGGGCACTGGGCAATTTTGTAAGCCGCTTTGGCTACCGCAGCCAGCAGCAGGTACAAGATGTAGTGGCCAAAATGAAAGCCGACAACTTCCCCATGGATGCATTGGTGATTGATATTTTTTGGTTTGGCGACAGCATCAAAGGCACACTCGGCAATCTGGACTGGATGAACCGTAGCAAATGGCCTACACCCGATAGTTTGCTGCAATCATTACGCCGACAAAACATCAATCCGATATTGGTTACAGAACCTTTCTTTCTGAAAGGCACGAAGCAATTTGCCAATAGTCAACCCCACTTAGCCACTACCAAAAGCGGTGAACCATACATGCTCACCAAATTTTACTTTGGTTATGGCGGCCTGCTCGACTTGTTTACACCGACGGCAAGGCAGTGGTTTTGGCAGTTTTACAAACAACAAACCGACAAAGGCGTAGCCGGTTGGTGGGGCGATTTGGGTGAACCCGAAAATCATCCGGAAGATTTGTACCACAACCTGCAATCTTTCGGCATCAACAGAAAAGTGAGTGCCAATGAAGTGCATAATATCTATGGCCACATGTGGAGCAAAATGCTGTACGAAAACTGGCGCAAACAGTATCCAGAACAACGCTTGTTTTTCCTGAACAGAGCAGGATATGCGGGCAGCCAGCGCTACAGCATTTTCCCTTGGACGGGCGATGTAAGCCGCAGCTGGGGCGGGTTTCAGGCACAACTGCCCAATCTGCAAAGCATGAGCCTGAGCGGCATTCCGTACATCCACAGCGATGCAGGAGGGTTTAGCAACACACCCGAAAATGATCGGGAATTGTATGTGCGTTGGGTGCAGATGGCCGCCTTCTCTCCCATCTTTCGGCCACACGGCACTGCCTTCGGCGATTTGGAAGCTGGCGTAAACGATTTGCCGAGTGAGCCAACTTTTAAAGATGAACCTTATAAATCCATTGCCAGAAATTATATCCGGTTGCGGTATCAGCTCCATCCTTACCTGTACACACTGGCATGGGAAGCCAGCACCAAAGGCAAGCCTTTTATCCGGCCCATGTTTTTCAGCAACCACAACGACACTGTATTGATGCAAGCCACACAGCAGTATATGTTTGGTTCATCTTTTTTGGTAGCACCGGTTACAGAAAAAAACAAAACCACACAGCCGGTGTATTTACCTGAAGGCAATTGGTATAATTTTTATACAAACGAAATAAAGGCAGGCAAGCAATGGATTGAAGCTGCAGCAAGCACTGCAGCAAATGCCTTTGTTTGTAAAAGCCAGCAGTGTAATACCGATGTGGAAAGGAAGTGA